In Rathayibacter sp. VKM Ac-2762, one DNA window encodes the following:
- a CDS encoding ROK family transcriptional regulator, with translation MTDTIVAEDASGSSSELLAREVLIHGPVSRAELGRRLGLSPASLTRLARPFLDGGLVVEGPEQSTGVGRPARPLDIRADALSFAGVKITGTEVLAVRTDLRARTERELVRPLPGTEPADVIAAIVSVVDELGGPSAFAGLGVTLGGSIAADGRVSRAPFLGWRDVDLAAPLSAALGLPVALENDVVALTGAEHWFGRGRGIPHFAVLTVGAGVGYGLVVHDRVVAPPEAGLGLGGHYPLDPTGPVCEAGHRGCSTAMLSLPSLLRQLFVATGRELTLAEGFAAARAGDPGAERILADSGNALGTMIAAIGNLSMSGTVILAGEGVALYSEQAAVVDAAIAATRDPDAPPLALLVDDGGLVEWARGAAAVAIQRLLPRIALGTLG, from the coding sequence GTGACCGACACCATCGTCGCCGAGGACGCCTCCGGGAGCTCCTCCGAGCTCCTGGCGCGCGAGGTCCTGATCCACGGTCCCGTCTCGCGGGCCGAGCTCGGCCGCCGCCTCGGCCTCTCGCCCGCCAGCCTGACCCGGCTCGCGCGCCCGTTCCTCGACGGCGGCCTGGTCGTCGAGGGCCCCGAGCAGAGCACCGGAGTCGGCCGCCCCGCCCGCCCGCTCGACATCCGCGCCGACGCGCTGAGCTTCGCGGGCGTGAAGATCACCGGCACCGAGGTCCTCGCCGTCCGCACCGACCTGCGCGCGCGGACCGAGCGGGAGCTGGTCCGCCCGCTGCCGGGCACGGAGCCCGCCGACGTGATCGCCGCGATCGTCTCGGTCGTCGACGAGCTCGGCGGCCCCTCCGCCTTCGCGGGCCTGGGCGTGACGCTCGGCGGGAGCATCGCCGCCGACGGCCGGGTGAGCCGCGCGCCGTTCCTCGGCTGGCGCGACGTCGACCTCGCCGCTCCGCTCTCCGCCGCCCTCGGGCTGCCGGTCGCCCTCGAGAACGACGTGGTCGCGCTCACGGGCGCCGAGCACTGGTTCGGACGGGGGCGCGGCATCCCGCACTTCGCGGTGCTCACCGTCGGCGCGGGCGTGGGCTACGGACTGGTGGTGCACGACCGGGTGGTCGCGCCCCCGGAGGCGGGGCTCGGCCTGGGCGGCCACTACCCGCTGGACCCCACCGGCCCCGTCTGCGAGGCCGGCCACCGCGGCTGCTCGACCGCGATGCTCAGCCTGCCCTCGCTCCTCCGCCAGCTCTTCGTCGCCACCGGCCGCGAGCTGACCCTGGCCGAGGGCTTCGCCGCCGCTCGCGCGGGCGACCCCGGTGCCGAGCGCATCCTCGCCGACTCCGGCAACGCGCTCGGGACGATGATCGCCGCGATCGGCAACCTCTCGATGTCCGGCACGGTGATCCTGGCCGGGGAGGGTGTCGCCCTCTACTCGGAGCAGGCCGCGGTGGTGGACGCCGCGATCGCGGCCACGCGCGACCCGGACGCTCCGCCCCTGGCGCTGCTCGTCGACGACGGCGGGCTCGTGGAGTGGGCGCGCGGCGCGGCGGCCGTCGCGATCCAGCGGCTGCTGCCGCGGATCGCGCTCGGGACGCTGGGGTAG
- a CDS encoding SDR family NAD(P)-dependent oxidoreductase, whose amino-acid sequence MTTTLITGANRSLGLETARRLLEAGHTVYAGMRDTADGDAARALGAHPVRLDVTDQASVDSAIASLPGLDVLVNNAGVLGTSFGVDDLTPEAMAGVLETNVVGIVRVTQAALPLLRASAAPVVVNVASGVGWPRWLSTEGHDEFPVTAIPYAASKAAVVALTVQYAKNLPAMRINASDPGYTATDFNGHGGHQTVTEGTDATVALALLGSDGPTGEFHDRRGRIEY is encoded by the coding sequence ATGACCACGACACTCATCACCGGAGCGAACCGCTCCCTCGGCCTCGAGACCGCCCGCCGACTCCTCGAGGCGGGCCACACCGTCTACGCCGGCATGCGCGACACCGCCGACGGCGACGCCGCCCGCGCGCTCGGCGCCCACCCCGTCCGCCTCGATGTCACCGATCAGGCGAGCGTCGACTCCGCGATCGCCTCCCTGCCCGGGCTCGACGTGCTCGTCAACAACGCCGGCGTGCTCGGCACCTCGTTCGGCGTCGACGACCTCACCCCGGAGGCGATGGCGGGCGTCCTCGAGACGAACGTCGTCGGCATCGTCCGCGTCACGCAGGCCGCGCTCCCGCTGCTGCGGGCCTCCGCGGCCCCGGTCGTCGTGAACGTGGCGTCCGGAGTCGGCTGGCCGCGCTGGCTGAGCACCGAGGGCCACGACGAGTTCCCCGTCACCGCGATCCCCTACGCGGCGTCGAAGGCGGCGGTCGTCGCGCTCACCGTGCAGTACGCGAAGAACCTGCCGGCGATGCGGATCAACGCGAGCGACCCCGGCTACACCGCGACCGACTTCAACGGGCACGGCGGGCACCAGACCGTCACCGAGGGCACGGACGCGACCGTCGCGCTCGCCCTGCTCGGCTCCGACGGGCCGACGGGCGAGTTCCACGACCGGCGCGGGCGCATCGAGTACTGA
- a CDS encoding helix-turn-helix transcriptional regulator: MEEFATVLRSWRDRIRPADVGLPAGSGRRATGLRREELAALSGVSVDYLVRLEQGRARNPSPSMLRSLAVALRLTDSERDHLYRVAGAAVPSPGVVPQHVSPGVQRIVDRLGDVPLAVFTAAHDILLWNPLWAALNGDPSVYTGLERNLVWRHFTSGHAGTEFDAQHEEDFASDLAADLRAATGRYPRDPALAALVARLREESPEFERRWAEARIAEHRASRKTVTRTPVGPITIDCDVLTAPGTDLRIVVYTVAPGSEDEARLDLLRVTGLQALSTAPA, encoded by the coding sequence ATGGAGGAGTTCGCCACGGTGCTGCGCTCGTGGCGCGACCGCATCCGTCCCGCCGACGTCGGCCTGCCCGCGGGCTCGGGCCGCCGCGCCACGGGCCTGCGCCGCGAGGAGCTGGCGGCGCTCTCGGGCGTGAGCGTCGACTACCTCGTGCGGCTCGAGCAGGGACGCGCACGGAACCCGTCGCCGTCGATGCTCCGCTCTCTCGCGGTGGCGCTCCGGCTCACGGACAGCGAGCGCGACCACCTCTACCGGGTCGCCGGTGCCGCCGTCCCCTCGCCGGGCGTCGTGCCGCAGCACGTGAGCCCGGGCGTGCAGCGGATCGTCGACCGCCTGGGCGACGTGCCGCTCGCGGTGTTCACGGCGGCCCACGACATCCTGCTGTGGAACCCGCTCTGGGCCGCCCTGAACGGCGACCCCTCGGTGTACACCGGGCTGGAGCGGAACCTCGTCTGGCGGCACTTCACCTCGGGCCACGCGGGCACCGAGTTCGACGCGCAGCACGAGGAGGACTTCGCGAGCGACCTCGCGGCCGACCTGCGCGCGGCGACCGGGCGCTACCCGCGCGATCCGGCGCTCGCCGCCCTCGTCGCCCGGCTGCGCGAGGAGTCGCCCGAGTTCGAGCGGCGCTGGGCGGAGGCGCGCATCGCCGAGCACCGCGCGAGCCGGAAGACGGTGACGCGGACGCCCGTCGGACCGATCACGATCGACTGCGATGTGCTCACGGCTCCGGGCACCGACCTGCGGATCGTCGTCTACACGGTGGCGCCGGGCAGCGAGGACGAGGCGCGGCTCGACCTGCTGCGGGTGACGGGGCTGCAGGCGCTGAGCACGGCGCCGGCGTGA
- a CDS encoding DUF1266 domain-containing protein, which translates to MPLQNHPGDVEFPVRPRLRYARAADAHRRGQGAGRRALLVTAFAAPVGLVGFAWGLALGGGESVVAFTAFAFALAFGLLAATVGFQQWDARAPRREQLAYLGAAGSPTPSLRQQQLLALDAVSDFSFAGWNSSLAFQPSWAELPEELRRRYADGAKGAPWQQLPLHPLVEHRVALDRDFRIASADDVELLVADVLTRGPLSTRFAEVSASADAERMRSRVAALTGGSEFHLLELAQAVEGRPPLLLLAGDAERTIGAIRYAYVAGYLPAARAWELLAAVGDRVFERYSGWDAYWADAALAIAFRTDSLGAVQHHHRLRAELAASGWPAAAVPYPG; encoded by the coding sequence GTGCCGCTGCAGAACCATCCCGGAGACGTCGAGTTCCCCGTCCGACCCCGGCTGCGCTACGCGCGGGCGGCCGATGCGCACCGGCGCGGTCAGGGCGCCGGACGCCGCGCGCTTCTGGTGACCGCCTTCGCGGCTCCGGTGGGCCTGGTCGGCTTCGCATGGGGGCTCGCGCTCGGCGGCGGCGAGAGCGTCGTCGCGTTCACGGCGTTCGCGTTCGCTCTGGCCTTCGGGCTGCTCGCCGCCACGGTCGGCTTCCAGCAGTGGGATGCGCGCGCGCCGCGCCGCGAGCAGCTCGCGTACCTCGGCGCGGCCGGCTCGCCGACCCCGTCCCTCCGCCAGCAGCAGCTGCTCGCGCTCGACGCGGTCAGCGACTTCTCGTTCGCCGGCTGGAACTCCTCCCTCGCGTTCCAGCCCTCGTGGGCCGAGCTCCCGGAGGAGCTGCGGCGCCGATACGCCGACGGAGCGAAGGGAGCGCCGTGGCAGCAGCTGCCGCTGCATCCGCTCGTCGAGCACCGGGTCGCGCTCGACCGCGACTTCCGCATCGCCTCGGCCGACGACGTCGAGCTGCTGGTCGCCGACGTGCTCACCCGCGGGCCGCTCTCGACCCGTTTCGCCGAGGTCTCGGCCTCCGCCGACGCCGAGCGGATGCGCTCCCGAGTCGCCGCGCTCACGGGCGGCAGCGAGTTCCACCTCCTCGAGCTCGCCCAGGCGGTCGAGGGGCGTCCGCCGCTCCTCCTGCTCGCGGGCGACGCCGAGCGCACGATCGGCGCGATCCGCTACGCCTACGTCGCCGGCTACCTCCCGGCGGCACGGGCCTGGGAGCTGCTGGCCGCCGTCGGCGACCGCGTCTTCGAGCGCTACTCCGGCTGGGACGCCTACTGGGCCGACGCGGCCCTCGCGATCGCCTTCCGCACCGACTCGCTCGGCGCCGTGCAGCACCACCACCGTCTGCGCGCGGAGCTCGCGGCGTCGGGGTGGCCGGCGGCGGCGGTGCCGTACCCGGGCTGA
- a CDS encoding DIP1984 family protein, giving the protein MTLAEALLERADLQKRIEALQSRIVANASYQEGEEPTEDPAELLADCTRALGELERLVTAINLTNATATTPTGEVLTAALARREALRARHSLLTRAADAAAGERGYRQLRSELRRLPALPVRELREQADAVARELRGLDADVQRTNWGVELQS; this is encoded by the coding sequence ATGACTCTCGCCGAAGCACTCCTCGAGCGGGCCGACCTGCAGAAGCGGATCGAGGCCCTCCAGTCGCGGATCGTCGCGAACGCCTCCTACCAGGAGGGAGAGGAGCCGACCGAGGACCCGGCCGAGCTGCTCGCCGACTGCACGCGCGCGCTGGGCGAGCTCGAGCGGCTGGTCACGGCGATCAACCTCACCAACGCGACGGCGACCACTCCCACCGGAGAGGTGCTGACCGCGGCGCTCGCCCGGCGCGAGGCCCTGCGCGCCCGGCACAGCCTCCTGACCCGCGCGGCCGACGCGGCCGCCGGCGAGCGCGGCTACCGCCAGCTCCGGAGCGAGCTGCGCCGCCTGCCCGCGCTGCCGGTGCGGGAGCTGCGCGAGCAGGCCGACGCCGTGGCGCGCGAGCTGCGCGGGCTCGACGCCGATGTCCAGAGGACGAACTGGGGGGTCGAGCTGCAGAGCTGA